AGCGCACCGGTCTGCTGCTGCGCGAGGGCAAACCGCCGGAGTACCCCAAACCGATGACCGCGGCCTGGCAGCTGTCCGTGGAGAAGCTCAACGAGAACCTGCCCGAGGCGATGGAACTGCTGCGCTGCTGCGCCTTCTTCGGCCCGGAGCCGATCCCCCGCGATCTGTTCTTCCCGGTGGAGAACGGCCGCGTGCGCCCGGAGATGGCAGAACTCCTCGCCGACCCGATCCGGCTCAGCAAGGCCATCGGCCAGCTGGGCCGCTACGCCCTGATCCGGCTCGACGGGGCCAACCGCACCCTTCAGGTGCACCGGCTGGTCCAGGCACTGCTGCGCGAGGAGCTGGATGAGCGGACCCGGCAGGAGATCCGGCTCGAGGTGTGGTCGTTGCTCAGCGCGGCGGCCCCGGCGAACTTCACCGACGCCCCCGCCCAGACGCGCTACTTCGAACTGCTCTCCCACATGCGTCCGGCCAGGGTGGCCGAGTCCGACCTGCCCGAGGTGCGGCGCTTCGCGCTCGACATGCTGAGGTTCCTGTACGTGTCGGGCAACTACGAGACCGCCAGCCGCCACGCCCGCGACCTCATCGAGCAGTGGTCCGCGGTCTCGGGCACCGACGACCCGTTCGTCCTGGAGGCCCAGGCCCAGTACGCGAACCGGCTCCGCGACCTGGGGCGCTACGTCGAGGCCCACGACCTCAACCGGGCCATCCTGCCCCGGATGCGGCGCACGCTGGGCCACGCGCACCCGGAGACGCTGTCGGTACTCTCCGGGCTGGGCGCCGACTACCGGGCCCGCGGTGACTTCTGGCAGGCGCGCGAGCACGACGAGGAGGTGCTGCGCCAGCACCAGGAGGTCTTCGGTCCGAGCCACTCCGCCACCCTGCTCGCCATGAACAACCTGGCCCTGGGCTACGCGCTCACCAGTGACTTCGCCGAGGCCCGGAGCAGGCACGAGCGCGCCTACATGATGTTCAAACGCAGCGCCCCCACCGGCGGATCGCCCACCCTGCTGTGGTTCTGGACCGGCCTGGCCCAGGCCGTCCGGCTGATCGGGGACTACACCGAGGCCTGCGACCTGGGCGAGGACGCTCTCGCCTACGGCCGCGGGCAGTTGGGGATGGAGGACCCCCGAACACTGCGCGCCCAGGTGGACCTGGCGATCGCCCGACGGCTGTCCGGACAGTTGGACGAGGCGCTCGAACTCGGCCAGGACGCCCACGCGCGCTGCCTGAGCCTGCACGGCATCAACCACCCGAGCACCCTGGCCGCGGCGATGTGCCTGGCCAACCTGTGGCGGATGACCGGTGAGCTGGCCGGTGCCCTGGAACTGGCCGAGGACACCGACATGCGCTACACCCAGGCCTACGGGCCCGACCACCCCTACAAGCACGGCTGCACGAGCAACGTGGCCCTGTTGTACCGGTTGACCGGCGACCCCGAGCGTTCCCGTGCGATGAACGAGTCGGCGCTGACCGCGCTGGAGGCCCGGCTCGGCCGCAACCACCACTACACGCTGGCGGCCGCCACCAACCTGGTCGGCGATCTGGCCGCCCTCGGCGAGGGCAAGAACGCCACCCGGCTGGGCCGCGGCACCCTGCGCCGCTACCGCTCCCTGCTGGGCGAGGAGCACCCGAGCACCCTGGCCTGCGCCGCCAACCTGGTCCTGGACCTGCGCGGCGAGCAGGAGACGGAGGAGGCCGAGGAACTGGCCGAGCGCACCTTCGACGGCTACCTGCGCACGCTGGGCCGGGAGCACCCGTTCGCCGGAGCCATGGCCCAGGGCCGCAGGCTGGTCGCCGACTTCGACCCGCCCCTGCTCTGAACCGGCTGCGAGCGTACCGCGAGGAACAGAATCACCGTCCTTCATCACCGGTCTCGGCCGGCGGGCGTGAAGTCCGCGCGGATTCCCGCGTTTGCCGAACCCTGCACTCCCCTGGGACATCTCGGCTTTCTCCCCCCACGGCACCTGGCCGCGATCGCCGCTCTGGCCCTGGTGACCACCTCCCGCACCGTTCCCGGGCAGGCCGCGCACGACCGCATCACGGACCACTTCGACGGCCTCGGGGTGAGCGAGGACCCGGGCTTTGGCACGGTCGGGTGACAACGCCCCGGCACGGCCTCCGGACCATGGGCCGGGCGATGACGGATTTCGACGTTTTCCCATGCGGGAGCGCCCGACAGGGTTAGCCTGAACTGGATTCGGCCGCCCGCTCCCGTTCGGTGACCACCATGACTGAGCGTCTCCTGCCCGCCATTTCCGCCTGTGTCGACTGGGCCGGGGAGGCCGAGCCTCCGCCGGTGTTGGAGGTGGACGACCTGGCCCTCCTGCTCGGTGTCCACCACGATTGCGGGGCGCACGACCCCGGCGACTGGACCGTGGACGACGTGCACGAGGTCGCCGCCCTGCTGCGCGAGC
This DNA window, taken from Nocardiopsis exhalans, encodes the following:
- the fxsT gene encoding FxSxx-COOH system tetratricopeptide repeat protein, which gives rise to MTVTKGNLPGQGENRFPEGAEPAAGRYPEVWGRVPPRHKNFTGRDEQIRALHAGLLNQVTAVVPQAQADPVVPHTLQGYGGVGKTLMAVEYAHRYRGEYDLVWWILADQPGLVHSALAHLAPHLGLPGPAVTGVEDAANGVLEALRKGEPYSRWLLVFDNADEPEELTDVIPQGPGHVLITTRNHRWAGVAETIPVNVFSERESVEFLSKRIPRGITAEEAVELSEALGHLPLALEQAGALQAETGMSTQEYLRLLAERTGLLLREGKPPEYPKPMTAAWQLSVEKLNENLPEAMELLRCCAFFGPEPIPRDLFFPVENGRVRPEMAELLADPIRLSKAIGQLGRYALIRLDGANRTLQVHRLVQALLREELDERTRQEIRLEVWSLLSAAAPANFTDAPAQTRYFELLSHMRPARVAESDLPEVRRFALDMLRFLYVSGNYETASRHARDLIEQWSAVSGTDDPFVLEAQAQYANRLRDLGRYVEAHDLNRAILPRMRRTLGHAHPETLSVLSGLGADYRARGDFWQAREHDEEVLRQHQEVFGPSHSATLLAMNNLALGYALTSDFAEARSRHERAYMMFKRSAPTGGSPTLLWFWTGLAQAVRLIGDYTEACDLGEDALAYGRGQLGMEDPRTLRAQVDLAIARRLSGQLDEALELGQDAHARCLSLHGINHPSTLAAAMCLANLWRMTGELAGALELAEDTDMRYTQAYGPDHPYKHGCTSNVALLYRLTGDPERSRAMNESALTALEARLGRNHHYTLAAATNLVGDLAALGEGKNATRLGRGTLRRYRSLLGEEHPSTLACAANLVLDLRGEQETEEAEELAERTFDGYLRTLGREHPFAGAMAQGRRLVADFDPPLL